One region of Nerophis lumbriciformis linkage group LG10, RoL_Nlum_v2.1, whole genome shotgun sequence genomic DNA includes:
- the neil1 gene encoding endonuclease 8-like 1, with protein sequence MPEGPELHLASLYVNRMCEGVVFAGPVMKSDVSKSPDVAFACHAYRINATSRGKEVKLTLTPIKSDAKEAQQPVDIVFRFGMSGFFRFTAVDELPKHAHLRFYSKEEPGRVLSYVDARRFGSWQPNGKWQPDRGPCIMFEYRSFREKVVSHLSDRVFDRPICEVLLNQKYFNGIGNYLRAEILHRLNIPPFVPARTVLEGLQSEDACEDKKDVKKEILSKKGAKKGKMEEEKADLLRLCHTVPLEVVNLGGKGYDPQKADYSDFEGWLQCYYVEGMKSVRDHNGRTMWFQGDPGPMAPKDSKSPKAKKRKDTDADHDYTRKKKVSRKQNSDSTVKKKAGKKPRKAAKEEENVPQEEARPRRRSVKSSEANTPQREPTSTSGRRKKKNTEPAAGFKKRSGRLTRQNVK encoded by the exons ATGCCAGAGGGACCCGAACTCCACCTGGCCAGCCTTTATGTGAACAGAATGTGCGAGGGGGTGGTGTTTGCTGGACCTGTCATGAAGTCTGATGTCAGCAAGAGCCCCGACGTGGCCTTCGCCTGCCATGCGTACCGCATCAACGCCACTTCCAGAGGGAAGGAAGTGAAGCTCACGCTGACGCCCATCAAGAGTGACGCCAAAGAGGCGCAGCAGCCGGTGGACATTGTCTTTCGCTTCGGCATGTCAGGGTTCTTCCGCTTCACCGCCGTGGATGAGCTTCCCAAGCATGCCCATCTGCGCTTTTATTCCAAGGAGGAGCCTGGCAGAGTGCTGAGCTACGTGGATGCACGCAGGTTCGGCAGCTGGCAGCCAAATGGGAAGTGGCAGCCTGACAGAGGACCCTGCATCATGTTTGAGTACAGAAGCTTCAG GGAGAAAGTGGTGTCGCATCTGTCTGACCGTGTCTTTGATCGACCCATCTGTGAAGTCCTGCTCAACCAGAAGTACTTCAACGGCATTGGGAACTACCTCAGGGCTGAAATCCTTCATAG GTTAAACATCCCACCCTTTGTGCCGGCCCGGACTGTTCTGGAAGGCCTCCAGTCAGAGGATGCGTGTGAAGACAAGAAAGATGTAAAAAAGGAGATCCTCAGCAAAAAG GGAGCCAAAAAGGGCAAAATGGAAGAGGAGAAAGCAGACCTGCTCAGACTTTGCCACACAGTACCGCTGGAGGTGGTCAACTTAG GTGGGAAAGGTTACGATCCACAGAAGGCAGACTACTCAGATTTTGAGGGCTGGTTGCAGTGTTACTACGTGGAAGGAATGAAGTCTGTACGCGACCACAACGGCAGGACTATGTGGTTTCAA GGCGATCCAGGCCCTATGGCTCCTAAAG ATTCAAAGTCTCCAAAGGCCAAAAAGAGAAAAGATACAGATGCAGACCATGATTACACCCGCAAgaaaaag GTGTCCAGGAAACAGAACTCTGACAGCACAGTGAAGAAAAAAGCAGGCAAAAAGCCAAGAAAAGCAGCAAAGGAAGAAGAAAACGTACCTCAAGAAGAAGCCAGACCCAGAAGAAGATCTGTCAAGTCCTCGGAAGCAAACACACCTCAGCGAGAACCGACATCCACTTCAGGCAGGAGGAAAAAGAAGAACACAGAGCCAGCAGCAG
- the commd4 gene encoding COMM domain-containing protein 4 isoform X2 yields MSSVKMKLLCVQVLKGLLGEGIDYDKVTKLTADAKFESGDIKASVAVLSFIYSSAAKHDVDSESLSSELQQLGLPKEHTTGLCKSYEEKHTAVQDKLRETSLRLGRLEAVSWRVDYTLSSSELKEVNEPVVQLKLQTQGAESGSSETTVVSLSADKFRVLLSELKQAQTMMKALQ; encoded by the exons ATG TCCAGTGTCAAGATGAAACTCCTCTGTGTTCAAGTGCTGAAGGGTTTGCTCGGTGAGGGCATTGAT TATGATAAGGTCACAAAGCTTACAGCGGATGCAAAGTTTG AGAGTGGAGACATCAAAGCCAGCGTGGCCGTGCTCAGCTTCATTTACTCCAGCGCAGCCAAGCATGATGTTGACAGTGAATCTTTGTCCAGTGAGCTACAGCAGCTTGGTCTGCCTAAAG AACACACAACAGGGCTGTGCAAGTCGTATGAAGAGAAACACACTGCAGTGCAGGACAAACTAAGAGAGACCAGCTTGAGAT TGGGAAGATTGGAGGCCGTTTCCTGGCGCGTGGACTACACTCTCAGCTCCAGCGAGCTGAAGGAGGTCAATGAGCCAGTTGTTCAGCTGAAGCTGCAGACTCAAGGAGCAGAGTCAGGCTCCTCAGAAACCACTGTAGTCTCACTTTCTGCAGACAAGTTCAGAGTCTTGCTTTCAG AGCTTAAACAAGCCCAGACAATGATGAAGGCTCTACAATGA
- the commd4 gene encoding COMM domain-containing protein 4 isoform X1, translated as MRFRFCGDLDCPDWVLAEISTLAKMSSVKMKLLCVQVLKGLLGEGIDYDKVTKLTADAKFESGDIKASVAVLSFIYSSAAKHDVDSESLSSELQQLGLPKEHTTGLCKSYEEKHTAVQDKLRETSLRLGRLEAVSWRVDYTLSSSELKEVNEPVVQLKLQTQGAESGSSETTVVSLSADKFRVLLSELKQAQTMMKALQ; from the exons ATG CGGTTCCGTTTCTGCGGGGATTTGGACTGCCCGGACTGGGTCCTTGCCGAAATCAGCACACTGGCAAAAATG TCCAGTGTCAAGATGAAACTCCTCTGTGTTCAAGTGCTGAAGGGTTTGCTCGGTGAGGGCATTGAT TATGATAAGGTCACAAAGCTTACAGCGGATGCAAAGTTTG AGAGTGGAGACATCAAAGCCAGCGTGGCCGTGCTCAGCTTCATTTACTCCAGCGCAGCCAAGCATGATGTTGACAGTGAATCTTTGTCCAGTGAGCTACAGCAGCTTGGTCTGCCTAAAG AACACACAACAGGGCTGTGCAAGTCGTATGAAGAGAAACACACTGCAGTGCAGGACAAACTAAGAGAGACCAGCTTGAGAT TGGGAAGATTGGAGGCCGTTTCCTGGCGCGTGGACTACACTCTCAGCTCCAGCGAGCTGAAGGAGGTCAATGAGCCAGTTGTTCAGCTGAAGCTGCAGACTCAAGGAGCAGAGTCAGGCTCCTCAGAAACCACTGTAGTCTCACTTTCTGCAGACAAGTTCAGAGTCTTGCTTTCAG AGCTTAAACAAGCCCAGACAATGATGAAGGCTCTACAATGA